The Armatimonadota bacterium genome segment GTGGCGGAGCCGCTGGTGCCGGTGACCGAGCGCGAGATGGCGGCGCTCAAGCGCTGGGTGGCCAAGGGCCATACCCTGGTGCTGGCGGGCGAGGACTTCGCGCAGCGGACGACGGCGGCCTTCCCCCAGGCCGACCTCCTGGAAGAGCCGCCGGTGACGTACGCCCGCCCCGCGCAGCCTACCTACCTGGCACAGGGGGTCAAGCGCCTGGCGGTGTGCGCATACCGGCGCATCGCCGTGCCGGCCCGGCCGCGCTCCGCCGCTGCCGGGCAAGCGGACGCGGATCGGCGCTGGTTTGCGCCGCGCCCGGGGGCGACGGAGGACGCGCTGCAAGCCGCCATTCCCGTGTTCGCGGACGCCGAGGGGACGGTGGTCGCGTACGCGCACCTCGGGGAGGGCCGGGTCATCTTCCTGAGCAGCCCCTGGAGCCTGTCGAACGAGGGTATCCGGCGAGCGGACGACCTGATCTTCGCGATCAACGCCCTGGGCGCGCGGCCCGGGGGCGCAGTCTACTTCGACGAATACCACCAGGGATACGGCCAGAACGTGGCCTGGGGATTGATCCCACTGCCGCTCAAGCTCGCGCTTGCGAACCTGCTGGTGGGCATCCTGCTAGTCCTGTACGCGCGCGGCCGGCGCTTCGGCGCGCCGACGCCGCTCGATGCGAGGCGGCGCGAACGCAGCGAGTTCTTGGGCACCATGACGGCGCTGCTGCGCGCGGGGCATGCGACGCGGCTTGCAGTGCGCACCGCCCTTGAGCACGCGGTGCAAGGGCTGCGCCTGGAGACCGGGCTGGCGCCGAGCGCCCAGTACGCCGAACTCGTCCGCGCGGTTTCCCGCATCAACCCCGATGCCGCCCCCAGACTTGAGTCTGCCTTGCGGCGGTGCCAAACGGCGCTGGACGGGCGGGGCACGCTCAGTGAGGCCCAGGCGGTGGCATTGGTGCGAGAGTTGGACGATGCGGTTCGATCGGTGCGGAAAGTCTAATCGAGGGAACGTGGAGATGACTATCAAGGACCTGATGGCGCAGACGCAGGCTGAGGTGGGCAAGGTCGTGCTGGGGCAGCAGCAAGTTGTGGAGCAGGTGGTGACCGCCATGCTGGCGGGCGGGCACGTGCTGCTGGAGGGCGTGCCCGGGGTGGCGAAGACGCTGCTGAGCCGGGCGGTTGCGCACTGCGTGGGGGCGGAGTTCCGCCGCGTTCAGTGCACCCCCGACCTCATGCCCTCCGACGTCACCGGCACCAATGTCTTCGACCTGCAGTCGCGCACCTTCCGGCTGGTCAAGGGGCCGGTCTTCACCAACGTGCTATTGGTGGACGAGATCAACCGCACCCCGCCCAAGACCCAGTCGGCGCTGTTGCAGGCGATGCAGGAGCGCTGCGTTACGATGGACGGGGTCGACTATGCGCTGAGCGAACCATTCTTCGTGGTTGCAACGCAGAACCCGATCGAGTACGAGGGTACTTATCCCCTGCCGGAGGCCCAACTCGACCGCTTCCTGATGAAGGTACGCGTGGGTTACCCCGAGGCTGGGCAGGAGAACGAGATCCTCAAGCTCTATGTGCGGGGCGCGGACCCCCAGGACCTCGTTGCGGCTGGCGTCGAGCCGGTAATCGGCCCGGACCAGCTGGAGGATGCCCGGCGCGAACTGGCGGGCCAGACCGTGCGCGATGAGATGATCACGTACGTTGCCGATCTCGCGCGGCGGACGCGCGAGTCCCCCCGCACCATCTTAGGGGCGAGCCCGCGCGCGGCGGTGGCATTGATGCGCTGCGCCCAGGTACGCGCGGCCGTGCAAGGCCGCACTTTCGTCATCCCCGATGATGTGCAAGATATGGCGCATCCGGTGCTGCGGCATCGGATCATCCTCAGACCGGAAGCCGAGATCGAGGGCCTGACCGCGGAGGGTCTCATTGACGGAGTCATCTCAGCCGTTCCCGTCCCACGCTAGCGACGCGGCGAGCGAGCAACCGCCAGCTGCGTTGCACTGGCTGCCCAGCGCGCGTCTCGGCGTGGTGGTGGCGGGCGGCGCGGTGTGGTTGGCGCTGGCTGCGGCGTGGTCGTCGCTGCTCTGGCTGGTTCCGCTTTGGTGGGCGGGTCTAGTTGCGGCGGTGTGGGGCGACGTCTCTGCGCTGCGTGGAGCTGAGGCATTGACGGCCCGGCGGGAGACGCATAACGTCATGTCGCTGGGCGGGGCGAATCGCGTGACAATCGTGCTGCGCAACCGCTCGGCCTATCGCTTTCGTTGCCTGGTGCGAGACGAGCCGCCGCTCGATATGCCTAATGACCGCCCGCGCATGTCCTGTGAACTCGGCGCGCGCAGCGAATGCCGAGCGACCTACCGAGTCACGCCGCCGCGCCGCGGCGATTACGGGTTCGGTGCTCTCAATATGCGGGTGACCGGCGGCTTTGGGCTGCTGATGCGCCAGTTGCGCTTCGATCTCACTCAACGTGTGAAAGTCTATCCGAGCCTGGCGGGCATCAGGGCACACGAGGTAGCGGCGCGCAAGGAGCGACTGGCTGACCTCGGGGTGCACCTGTCGCGACTGCGAGGCACCGGTCTCGAGTTCGAGTCCCTGCGCGCCTATGTCCCTGGTGACGAACTGCGGCGCGTGGACTGGAAGGCGACCGCGCGCCGTGCCGAGCCCATTACCCGCCAGTTCGATGTCGAGCGCAGCCAGCACATTGTCCTCTGCCTTGATCTCGGCCGCACGATGGCCAGCGACCTCGGCGCGATGACCAAGACCGATCATGCGGTGAATGCGGCCACGCTGCTGGCCTATGTGGCGGACAAGGCAGGGGATTGGGTGGGGGTGTACGCGTTCGCGCAGGGACCAACGGTGTTCGTGCCGCCCGGCAGGCACCAGTTCCCGCGGCTGCTGGACACGCTCTATGGGCTTCAGCCGCAGGGGATCGAGGCTGACTACTACGAGTCGCTGCTGGCGGCCGCCCACCGGATTCGCAAGCGTTCGCTGGTGGTGCTCTTCACTGACTTGCTCGACCCTGATTCATCGGCGCGGCTGATCCGCCACATAACGCTGTTGACCGAGCGCCACTTGGTGCTGTGCGCCGCGCTGAGCGACTACGAGCTTCACGAGCTTGCGGCACGGTCGCCCGGCCAGCCGCGCGAGCTGTACGAGCGCGCCGTCGCCACCGCCTTGCTGACGGATCGGCGGCGCGCCCTGGACGCGCTGCGCCAACGCGGCGCGATCGCGCTCGACGCGACGCCAGCGAACCTGTCGGTCGAAGTCCTCAACCGCTACCTCGAGATCAAGCAGCGCGCTCGCCTCTAGCCGTTTGCCGGCCGCGTCCGGCCAGCAGGATGTAGCTCCAGAACCCGGTCGCCAGCAGCGCGGCGGCAGCCAGCTTCATTGCCGGCGGTAGCGCTGCTGGAGAAAACAGACCCTCGACCAGCCCTGCCACGACCAGGAACACGACGACGCCCAGGATCATCACTCCCGCCTGGCGCCCGGCTAACCGCAGAGCATCAAGGCGAGTATAATCTCCCGGCTCGACTACCGCCAGTCCCAACATGAGTCCCGCCGCGGCGGCGATGACGATGGAGGGTAGCTCGATCACCCCATGGGGCGCGACGAAACACCAGAACTGCAGCGCCGCGTCGGTGCGGGTGACGCCGGCGCCGATGACCCCCAGCACAAACCCGTTGTAGAGCAGGACCGCGATGGTACCCAGACCCAGCAGAATGCCGGTCGAGAATGCCAGGAACGAGACTTTGATGTTGTTGATCATTATCAGCGAGGAGGCAATAGGCCGGAAATCCGCCGGCAGCCAATCTCGTGCGCCCTGGTGGCGTTCGGCGATTGCATCGAGCGCGGCGGCCAAGCCCGGGCTGATGAGCTCCAACGTGCCGGGCCGCAGCCAGGCCAGCAGGGCGCCGACAACCGCTGGCGCGAGGAACAGACAAGCGCAGATCATGATGAGCCGCCCGTGGCGGCGCAGCGTCTGCGGCAGTTCGGCCCGGAAGAAGCGGCGAACTCCTGCCCAGCCCGAGGATTCGGTAACGTAGAGCAGCCCGTAGGCGCGCCCCACCAGCCAGTTGAGGTGTTCGAGTTCGCGCGGGTCGAGACCATAGGCGCGCGCGTGGGACAACGCGGAGACCGCGCGCCGGTAGAGGCGTCCAAACTCGAGCAGTTCGTCCTCGCTCAGGCCGCGCAGGCCGTTCACCCGCGAGGCGCGAGCAACCAACTTAGCGAGACGGTCGCGCTGCGCCGCTGCATCCCGCCCCGGGGGCTGAGCGCCAACGGGCTGGCTTGACAAGGGCTCGCTAATCCGGGACCATTGACTTGAGTAAGCCATGGAGCTCAACGAGACGAAGACCATCGTCACGCCGGAACAGGTGGAGATCGTTTACAGCCTGGCCGGCATCGGCACCCGTTTCGGCGCCCTCGTGGCCGACACCTTTCTCCAGTTGCTGGTTGCCGGCTTGGCCGTGGGGCTGCTGGCCCTGCTCGGCATCGGAATCGCCCGATGGCGACTGTCCCCGGTGGACGCCATGCGCGTTCCCGCGTGGCTGATGGCGATAACGATCGTCGCCGTCTTCGGGGTCATGTGGGGCTATTACATTCTATGGGAGACCCTGTGGAATGGGCAGACGCCTGGCAAGCGCCTTGCCGGTATCCGCGTCATGCGCGACGGCGGTTATCCCGTAGACTTCCGCGCCGCCTTCGTGCGGAACATCGTGCGCTACGTGGATTTTCTGCCCGCATTTTACGGCGTCGGCACTTTGGCCATCTTCCTCAGCAAGGATTCCAAGCGCCTGGGGGACTACGCTGCGGGAACCATCGTGGTCATGGATGGGGCCCCGACGCCAGCGACAGCAGCGCGAGCCCCGGCGCCTGTGCCGGCCGCCGCGCCGCAGCAGCTACTGACTGATCCCACGTTCCTCAACCTGCGCGCCATCAGCCGCGGGCAATTTTCGGTGCTGGACCGTTTTCTCGCTCGTCGCGCGACCCTGCCGGCGGACGTGCGGGCTGCGCTGGCGCGCAAGATCGCGTTGTCCCTAATGCCCGTTATTGGCATGACACCGCCTGCCGATGAGGGCTATGCTTACGAATCCTTACTTGTCGAGCTGGCGCAGGCCTACCGCAACCGCCGCGGGAATTGACGACCTCAGTGTCAGATGCGGATCTGCGGCGCCGGAGCGCTGGTCGGCCTCCCTCCTGCCGGGCACTTGCACTTCAGAGCTTCAGCAAGCGTGGGTGCACCGTAACGTTCCCGACCGTCGGCTGCGCGGTCTAGACCGAGCGTGCCACGCGCATCGGATTGGCCGCGCCGCGCAGAGAGGTGGAGACTCGGGTTCGAAGACACGAGAATCCTACCCCGGGCGGGAATCGAAGCATTCGGCAGCCTTAGGCGGACTTGAGTTCAAATTCGCCGTCTTCTCTAACTGTGGACTGATTGGGGCAAGTCCATAGTCTTCAAAGAATCAGAGAGGCCAGACGCCGTTTTCGGGCCAGAATGGGGGCAAACGGCGGCAACCAAGTCCACAGTTTGCGGCGGCCTCGAAACGCCAGAATCAGGCGAATCGTGCGCGTGAAACGGCCATGAGAGCCTGCGAGCCCGCACCCCCGATTCTCGCAGAGAGAGGTTTCGAGCGCGATAGGTTGGTGGAGGAAGACGACCTGCAATCGAAACGTCTCCGCCGTCCGAATGAGAGCGCAACGCCAGCAGTGCCGATCCCCTTCGAGCGCGCGTCTTTGGCGATGCCAAGATCATCGCCTATCGTCTCCCGGCTGGAGTCCGGTATCGCACCGCGGCCCGGCGGAAACCGGCCTCCCCGCGTTCCTCCGCGCCTCCTCAGTCCTTCGTCTTCCCGCCGGGCGTCAGTACCCCCGCGCCTGCCCCAGTTCGGGAATCATCCCCCCGCCGTCGGGGCATCATCGGGTGCGAGCAAGGCGCGGCCTGCGTCGCCCAACCGGCGTCCCATGCCTACTTAGCATCGACACTCCGACCTGGTCCTCGGGTCGGTCCTCCGGGCAGCTCCGGTCTCTTCTGGCCTGCGACCGCGGCCGCGGAAGAGCTGCTCGGCGCTTTCTCCAGTGTGCACGCACCAGCCAACTGCCTGGCGTTCAAGGAGGTGCTGGCCAGATACACCGGTGACTGATCGAGCCCTATTCTGCGTTCGGACAATCGGTTGCCGACGATGTTGTACGCAACGACTCCCGTCGGCAGCGCCAGGCGCCAGTCACAGCTTGCCGCCTCTGCCTCCGAAACCCAGACAGCCATGATTGCACGCTTTCCACACTGGAACGAGTAACCATAGATGCCGCTCGGACTGCCACTGTCAACGGTGCTTGGCCTCTCCATCGGGCTCGTGTACACCGGCTTCGCGCCTAGCAAGTTGGCCAGCGCCGCTTGTGCGGCATAGAGCTTGCGCGGCATTCCTTCCTCGCCAATCAAAGCGCACTCGAGGTTCCATGAACCGTTGTTGACTTCGCCCTCGGCCCCCTGGTGGTAGAAGAGCTTCTCGACACCATGGGCCAGCATGATGACACTGTAACGCACCGTCCAATCGGCGCACTGGCGTTCGTTCTTGAGTTGGAGGTTGGCTGACCAGTGCCCCGGCGGAGCCACCCATGGCGACCACGGCTTGTCGTCCGCAGCGTAGTACGAGTACTCGGTCATCCAGATGGGCTTGCGCCCGCCACTGCGGTCCATGAGCGATAAGAGCGATTGCATGTGCCCAATGAACTCTTCGGGGGCTGTAAACACTCCATAGTTATGGAGGTTGTAGATGTCAATGTAGCTCAATCCGCCAGAGGACACAAAAGCCGAGGAATAGCGCCACGGCTCAGCGCTGAACCCGCCAATCACCTTGCAGGTCGGGTCCGCCGCCTTCATCACCGGATAAGCCTGCTTGAGGAGAGCGATGTAGTCGTCGGGAGCGTACTCTGCCGCCGGCAGGCAGAACTCGGTCCAAAGGGGTTCGTTAAGGAACTCCCAGATCCTTACGCCACTCCTATAGCGGCTGATCGCCTGTTCCATGAACCCCATCAGAAGCGACTTGTCTGCCGGCATATACGACATCCTGCTCCAGCGGTTCGCCTGGACCTCGGCCGGCGCCAACGATCCCCAGTTCGTGGACGGCAGCGGGAAGAGCCCCAGCACATGCATCCCCTGCTCCTGCACCCGCGCGATATGCTGGTCCGACTCAGCAAACGAGAGCTGGCCTTCCACCGGCTCGAGGTTACCCCAAACCAACGACCAGTCCCGGGCCCAGGTGATCCCGGCCTTAACGAGCAGTTGGCAGAGCTCTGGTGTCGTAGGAGCATGGTTGATGCCGAACAGGGAGTCGCGAGAGGAGTGCGCTGGGATAATGGCAAACCGAAGCGACCGCGAATGCCGCACTCCGCCCAAATCCCAGGATAGGTTCACTCGGTAGAACCCTGGCTCTTTGGTGGTGAGCGGCCAATCGTGCAATGCGGTCTCACCGGCGGGGACTCTGATGTCGAGTTTGTCAAAGGCGATCGTGCTGTCGAAGTAGTCCTGGATGCTTCGCTGCAGCGTGATCTTGACCGGCGAGGCCGTTGCGTTTGCGCCATACACGTGCAGCAGCGCCGTCTCACCCATCGTAAAGACATTGCCGAATTTGCCAGCGTCAAACCCGACTTCAACCTGCTCTCGACGGGCATAAGGCGTCTCCGAAGACGCCTGCTCCAGTTGAACCGCGTCTATCCAGACCGTGGCCGATGCGTCTGGCGTACCGGACAGGTCCGGGCCTGCCGCGATGCACATATCCCGCTCGGCAGCGGGGGCAGTAAACGCGTATCTTGCCCACTGCTTGGAAAGGGTGACCGCCTTTGATTCCGCCGTCGGCGTGCGTCCACCGACGGGGTCGGGGCCGTAGCGAAACATCAGCTTCGCTTTCACCCCGGGCCGATCGGCCTTCATATAGACCGAGAGCGTGTAGTCCTCCCCAGGAATTGCATCTACCCAACCCAGGTTTGCCGCCAAGGGTGCGCTTTGCACCTTCCGAGCGGCCGGCCAGACGTCATAGTACGTCGTGCGAGTCTTGCCGGGTCCGAGCTCGATGCGTAGACTGTGATTCCCCTCCCACGCCTCTCCCTCCACAACCTCCCCGTATAGCCCACAGAGATCGCCGCCCCAGCCAGTCTTGGCCCCCAGAGACGACCAGCCGTCGGAACCGAGCTCGAAGGAGCTATTTGGGAGGACATTCTTCGATCCTATAGATGGAATCCTTGGGTTCCATCTTGGATGATCGCTCGGACTCGTCGCGCCTGTCGCCGGCGCGGCAGCCAGAACCAGAAGCGGACCGAGGAGATAGAGGGTCATAGCTTTGTCCCTACAGGACCGGGTTTTCGAGGCAAGGGTCCAGGAATCCCGATCGCGCCTTCCGGTTGAGGTTCAGCCATCATGGGAGAGATCCGGGGTTGAATCAAGGTACACCTCGGATGTCCCTGCTCCCGCATCTTGTCCCGTCCGCGCGAGCTTTCGACGGTTCTCGCGCCTGGCCACCAACGCCCGAGTCTGCAGCGCTCTTCGCCGCGCCACAATGGCTTCCCTGCGGGCGGAAACTGCCTCCTCGGGCACGGCTGTGCTGCGCCTAGCGGTCACCTTCCCCGATCCTCGAAACTGGTCTTGGTACCGCCCCGCTCATGTGGCAGAGCCGACAAGACCTGTGGTCACTTACCCTGGCGCCGCCTTGTGCGGCTCCTGCGGTCCCTCATTTCCTGAGTTCAGCTAGCGCCACCCAGCCGAGTCAGCAGTGGCCCCCGCCCTCGTCAACGCTCCTCGGGAAACAAACTCGTTCCCAATCCCCAAGGCCGTTCGACCCATGTGTTGCTTTACCCAGTTCGTATCCCCCGCCGCTGGTCCGCGCCGCGCGATTCGGGCGTCTACCCGTGTCCCAAAGCTGCCTGACAAGCACAGGGTGGACCAGGATTTGGGGTCCAGAACATCAGTAAGCTGCGGGAAGCGGAGGTTGAGCTGAGCAGGGGGGCGACGGGGCCACCTATCCGGGCAGTGCAGAGCGACGCGAATACGGAAGTGCGGGCTCCGCTATGGGCCACGACATGCACTCGCCAGTCTGGCTAGCGCCGCGCGGGACGCAACCGGTTCCGCTGCAAGCCGATCTTCTCGAAGGGAATGGGCACAAACCCCCGCAGACGCTTGAACACCTCGGCATCGCGCCGCAGCCGGAAGTCGCCCTTCGCCGCGTCGATGAAGCCGGGGTCGTCATTCGTCATGAAGTTCTCAGAGGCATCGAATTGCCAGTTGCCGCTGGTGGCTTCGCCGCACCTCACCAACACGTTGCGCTTCGCATGGTTCACCCGCGGCACGCCCGGCGGCGGGTCCATGAACCCCACCAGCTCCGGGTAGCGCGCGGTATAGGGCGGCTTCGTGATGTCCACCTCCTTGAGCAGCTTGTCAGGGAAGGAGCAGTCCTGACCGCCCCTGAGCGCATCTCGCCAGCGCGCGTCGTCCCACGGCGCTGAGCCGAGGGCCCGCTTGCACTGGATGAAGATGTTGTTCTCGGCCCGAATGTCGTGCCCACCGTGGGAGAATACCGTCCCAAACGGGCCTCTCCCAGGATCGCCGCAGCGGAAGAGCACGTTCCCGAAGACAGTGTCGCCGCCGTCGCCATCGTCGAAATAGACTGCGGCGCTGCCATGCCCCATCTGACTTCCGATGTCATGCCAGTAGTTGAAGCGAATCTGGTTGCCTCGACACGACGGGTTGCGGCCCTTATAGAGGGCTCCGCAGTCGTCGCTCTCGGTGCAGACACCGTGTACTTCGTTATACTCGAAGATATGGTCGTTGCCGTGCAGCATGATCGCTTGGTGAGGAGCGTCGTGAATCAGGTTGTGCCCGGCCCGGTTACCCACGCCCCCCAGCGTGATACCGTAAGCCGCGGTTAGTTGGAGGGCAGAGAACCTCCAGATGTGGTTGTTCAGCGCCTCGTGGCCGGCTGGCGTCAGTGTCTGACGGTCGCCGCCTTCCAGCACCAGGCCGCCGGCGCCAGTATCGTGGATGTCGCACGCCTCCACGCGATGCTTCGTCCCGCGTGAGACCCGAATCCCGAGCTGCCGCATGTTGTGGACTTCACACGCCTCGATGGAGCACGCGGTGCCGCCTTTCACCTCGATGCCATCGCTCAGACCGGTCTCGATGACGAAGCCCCGCATGGTGATATGGGAGGCATCGTGCAGCGCCACGACGGGGGTTTCCAGTGTGGCGAGGGTGACGCGCGCGGTGTCTATGTCCGACGGCGGCCAGAAGTAGAGGTTGCCTCTTTCCCGGTCGATGTAGAACTCGCCGGGGCTCTCCAGTTCCTCCAACAGGTTCAATGCGCGGTAACGGCGGGGCGACGGGTTCCCCTGCTGAATGCTGTAGACGTGCGGCACCGCGAGTGTGATTCGCCGGCTCGCAAGGTCAATGGCCCCAATCTTGATGACCTCATCGCACCAGTCATAACACCAGTACCCCTGCAGCCACACGCCGTCGGCGCTGCCCCACCGCGCGGGGCGGTCCCCGGAATACTCGAACGCGCCCGGGTGGCCGGACATATCACCTTCGCGCGGGGACGATCCCGCCTCGAGGATGCGCGCGATGGTGGCCCAGCCTTGGTTAGGCCACCGCGCCAGGGCCATGCGCTGGCCATTGAAGAACAACTCCGGGCCCGGCGGAGCGCCGCGGTAGGCCACCGGAAATGGCGTCAGTGATGAGACCCCAACACTCTTCAGATCCGCGCACACCACATGACCACGAGCGGCGGGATCGAGGCGGGAGAGCAGCGCGGAGTCGTCGACAGGCAGAAAAGCCGTGGAGGGCACCGACCGCCCGCCGACCAGGCGCACTGCCTCGCCTGGAGCAGAACGCCACACCACAGGATTCGCCTTCGTACCGGAGTCTTCGGGACCCAGGCTGAAGGTCGCGGTCTGTTCATAGGCGCCACCGCGCACGACCACTGCGCGGCGCGTAGCAGTCCCAATCATCCGCACAGCCGCGCGCGCCCGCTGTAGAGTGGCAAAGGGCTTGCTCCTAGTACCCTGATTCGCGTCATTGCCCGTTGGAGCGACGTAGAAGATGGTCTTCGTTGCCGCCGGCATGGCAAGCCCGACCAGCGCAGCAAGGCAAAGAAAAACCATGCCCAACCTCGTGATCTCCTTTCGCTCAGCGGTCATTGGTGAGGGC includes the following:
- a CDS encoding DUF58 domain-containing protein; amino-acid sequence: MTESSQPFPSHASDAASEQPPAALHWLPSARLGVVVAGGAVWLALAAAWSSLLWLVPLWWAGLVAAVWGDVSALRGAEALTARRETHNVMSLGGANRVTIVLRNRSAYRFRCLVRDEPPLDMPNDRPRMSCELGARSECRATYRVTPPRRGDYGFGALNMRVTGGFGLLMRQLRFDLTQRVKVYPSLAGIRAHEVAARKERLADLGVHLSRLRGTGLEFESLRAYVPGDELRRVDWKATARRAEPITRQFDVERSQHIVLCLDLGRTMASDLGAMTKTDHAVNAATLLAYVADKAGDWVGVYAFAQGPTVFVPPGRHQFPRLLDTLYGLQPQGIEADYYESLLAAAHRIRKRSLVVLFTDLLDPDSSARLIRHITLLTERHLVLCAALSDYELHELAARSPGQPRELYERAVATALLTDRRRALDALRQRGAIALDATPANLSVEVLNRYLEIKQRARL
- a CDS encoding right-handed parallel beta-helix repeat-containing protein, whose amino-acid sequence is MVFLCLAALVGLAMPAATKTIFYVAPTGNDANQGTRSKPFATLQRARAAVRMIGTATRRAVVVRGGAYEQTATFSLGPEDSGTKANPVVWRSAPGEAVRLVGGRSVPSTAFLPVDDSALLSRLDPAARGHVVCADLKSVGVSSLTPFPVAYRGAPPGPELFFNGQRMALARWPNQGWATIARILEAGSSPREGDMSGHPGAFEYSGDRPARWGSADGVWLQGYWCYDWCDEVIKIGAIDLASRRITLAVPHVYSIQQGNPSPRRYRALNLLEELESPGEFYIDRERGNLYFWPPSDIDTARVTLATLETPVVALHDASHITMRGFVIETGLSDGIEVKGGTACSIEACEVHNMRQLGIRVSRGTKHRVEACDIHDTGAGGLVLEGGDRQTLTPAGHEALNNHIWRFSALQLTAAYGITLGGVGNRAGHNLIHDAPHQAIMLHGNDHIFEYNEVHGVCTESDDCGALYKGRNPSCRGNQIRFNYWHDIGSQMGHGSAAVYFDDGDGGDTVFGNVLFRCGDPGRGPFGTVFSHGGHDIRAENNIFIQCKRALGSAPWDDARWRDALRGGQDCSFPDKLLKEVDITKPPYTARYPELVGFMDPPPGVPRVNHAKRNVLVRCGEATSGNWQFDASENFMTNDDPGFIDAAKGDFRLRRDAEVFKRLRGFVPIPFEKIGLQRNRLRPARR
- a CDS encoding MoxR family ATPase, whose amino-acid sequence is MTIKDLMAQTQAEVGKVVLGQQQVVEQVVTAMLAGGHVLLEGVPGVAKTLLSRAVAHCVGAEFRRVQCTPDLMPSDVTGTNVFDLQSRTFRLVKGPVFTNVLLVDEINRTPPKTQSALLQAMQERCVTMDGVDYALSEPFFVVATQNPIEYEGTYPLPEAQLDRFLMKVRVGYPEAGQENEILKLYVRGADPQDLVAAGVEPVIGPDQLEDARRELAGQTVRDEMITYVADLARRTRESPRTILGASPRAAVALMRCAQVRAAVQGRTFVIPDDVQDMAHPVLRHRIILRPEAEIEGLTAEGLIDGVISAVPVPR
- a CDS encoding glycosyl hydrolase, whose product is MAANLGWVDAIPGEDYTLSVYMKADRPGVKAKLMFRYGPDPVGGRTPTAESKAVTLSKQWARYAFTAPAAERDMCIAAGPDLSGTPDASATVWIDAVQLEQASSETPYARREQVEVGFDAGKFGNVFTMGETALLHVYGANATASPVKITLQRSIQDYFDSTIAFDKLDIRVPAGETALHDWPLTTKEPGFYRVNLSWDLGGVRHSRSLRFAIIPAHSSRDSLFGINHAPTTPELCQLLVKAGITWARDWSLVWGNLEPVEGQLSFAESDQHIARVQEQGMHVLGLFPLPSTNWGSLAPAEVQANRWSRMSYMPADKSLLMGFMEQAISRYRSGVRIWEFLNEPLWTEFCLPAAEYAPDDYIALLKQAYPVMKAADPTCKVIGGFSAEPWRYSSAFVSSGGLSYIDIYNLHNYGVFTAPEEFIGHMQSLLSLMDRSGGRKPIWMTEYSYYAADDKPWSPWVAPPGHWSANLQLKNERQCADWTVRYSVIMLAHGVEKLFYHQGAEGEVNNGSWNLECALIGEEGMPRKLYAAQAALANLLGAKPVYTSPMERPSTVDSGSPSGIYGYSFQCGKRAIMAVWVSEAEAASCDWRLALPTGVVAYNIVGNRLSERRIGLDQSPVYLASTSLNARQLAGACTLEKAPSSSSAAAVAGQKRPELPGGPTRGPGRSVDAK
- a CDS encoding RDD family protein: MELNETKTIVTPEQVEIVYSLAGIGTRFGALVADTFLQLLVAGLAVGLLALLGIGIARWRLSPVDAMRVPAWLMAITIVAVFGVMWGYYILWETLWNGQTPGKRLAGIRVMRDGGYPVDFRAAFVRNIVRYVDFLPAFYGVGTLAIFLSKDSKRLGDYAAGTIVVMDGAPTPATAARAPAPVPAAAPQQLLTDPTFLNLRAISRGQFSVLDRFLARRATLPADVRAALARKIALSLMPVIGMTPPADEGYAYESLLVELAQAYRNRRGN
- a CDS encoding DUF4350 domain-containing protein, with the translated sequence MKVPREAWWLAGLVIAILLLGHFVVRGAPPQSAAARRTTYSTAPDGMLAFFLTLRELGYDARRLHVPFGDSTLPRGASLVVAEPLVPVTEREMAALKRWVAKGHTLVLAGEDFAQRTTAAFPQADLLEEPPVTYARPAQPTYLAQGVKRLAVCAYRRIAVPARPRSAAAGQADADRRWFAPRPGATEDALQAAIPVFADAEGTVVAYAHLGEGRVIFLSSPWSLSNEGIRRADDLIFAINALGARPGGAVYFDEYHQGYGQNVAWGLIPLPLKLALANLLVGILLVLYARGRRFGAPTPLDARRRERSEFLGTMTALLRAGHATRLAVRTALEHAVQGLRLETGLAPSAQYAELVRAVSRINPDAAPRLESALRRCQTALDGRGTLSEAQAVALVRELDDAVRSVRKV
- a CDS encoding stage II sporulation protein M; protein product: MNGLRGLSEDELLEFGRLYRRAVSALSHARAYGLDPRELEHLNWLVGRAYGLLYVTESSGWAGVRRFFRAELPQTLRRHGRLIMICACLFLAPAVVGALLAWLRPGTLELISPGLAAALDAIAERHQGARDWLPADFRPIASSLIMINNIKVSFLAFSTGILLGLGTIAVLLYNGFVLGVIGAGVTRTDAALQFWCFVAPHGVIELPSIVIAAAAGLMLGLAVVEPGDYTRLDALRLAGRQAGVMILGVVVFLVVAGLVEGLFSPAALPPAMKLAAAALLATGFWSYILLAGRGRQTARGERAA